The following DNA comes from Alienimonas californiensis.
CCCCTCTCCCTCGAGGGAGAGGGGCCGGGGGTGAGGGCGGGGCACGGTTCGCCCGTCTTCGTCCTCTGCGGTGACAAACCGACGGGAGAGCAGACGGACAGTGAAGGGCGTGCGGGCGTCGCTGCCCCCCTCACCCCCGACCCCTCTCCCCGAAAAGGGGGCGAGGGGAGATTGAACCACAGAGCCTGAACGTCAGTTTCATCCTTCCAAGTAGCGGATCCGTTTTTGCATGTCGACGTTCACGCTGGCGTAGCGGCGGCCGAGGTGGCCGGGTTGGAAGGTGTCGGACAGCCAGAACTCCACGTCGTCGCGGCCGAGGGCCTCGGTGAAGATCGTCCGCAGGTAGTCGCGGCCGACCTTGGAGGGGCCGAACAGGCGGTCGTCGTAGAACTCCTGGGCGACGGTGCGGGCCCGGATGATGCCCCAGCGGTCCCGCAGGCGGCTGGAGGGCAGGCTGTCGTAGGTGAAGCCGTCGCGTTCGCTGAAGTTGATGATGCTGACCGCGTTCGTCTGCCCCTGGTGGAGCATGTCGACGGCGTGGCCGCCGGACTGCACGGCGTGGAAGCGGTCGAAGGCGACCGGCCGCCCGCCCCGCTGGGTGTGGCCGATTTTCCGGGTGAAGATGGCCCGCTCGGCTTTGTCGTGACGGTTGGAGCCGCGGAAGTAGTCGTCGCCCAGGCGGGCCACGAGCTGCCGCTTTAATTCCTCCGCGGCGCCCTGGAAGAGGACGTTGCCGCTGGGGTCCGTGCTGGCGGCCTTGGCGCCGAGCTGCTCGCCGCTGGCGTCCCGCACGCCCTCGCCGACGACCAGCACGACGTTTTTCTGCTGATCGTAGAGCCGCTTCACCTCGTGTTCGACGGCGTCCAGATCGATGGGCACCTCGGGGATGAGGATCATGTCCGGCTGGCCGTAGGCGCTGCCCAGGGCGATGAACCCGCTGTCTCGGCCCATCACCTCGACGATGGCGATGCGGCGGTGGCTCTCGGCGGTGGTGCGAATCCGCTGGACGCCCTGCACCACGACCAGCACCGCGGTGGCGTAGCCGGGGGTGGCGATGTTCACCATCGTGTCCCGACTGACCGACAGCGGGCCTTTCCGCTTGATATACGTCGGGGCGGCGCCCGCGGCGTCCTGGTTCGGGTCGTCGTTGGAGGCGACGGGGTCCTGACGGAGCCAGTCGCTGGGTTCGCCGTCGTAGTTGAGGCCGAGGTCGTTATCGATCGTTTTGGGGGCGAGCACGCAGGGGAGGAACTCGCTGATCGGCTGCATGCCGTTGATCGTGCCGTCCCCGCCGACGCAGATCAGGGCTTCGATGCCCTCGTCGTCGGGGCGGGGGCCGGATTTGACGCGGAGGAGCCGGTCCACGGCGATGCGGCAGTCCTCGAAATTGTTCTCCCCGATATAATGGCGGCTGCTGCCGAGGATCGTGCCGCCGTTGTGCGGCTGCAGTTCCGGGATCGGTTGGAGCAGCGGATTGAGCCGCACGTGGGGTACGCGGGGATCCGTCATCCCGCTGAAGCCCTTCATGATGCCGGTGACGGCGATGCCCAGCTCGCTGGCCCGGCGGGTCACGCCGTAGAGGGTCGCGTTGAGGGCGGGCGTGTCGCCGCCGGCGGTGAGAACGCCGAGGTGCTTCATCGGATCGTGCGGGAGCGAGAGGTACGGGGAACCGACGAGCGTGACGGGAGTCTAAATCTTCGTCCGCCCGGGCGCTCCCCCGGGGTCGCGGTTCGGACTCCCCTCGCCCCCTTTTGGAGGAGAGGAGTCGGGGGTGAGGGGGCAGTGATTCCCGCACGCCGTTCATGGTCCGCCTCGCTCGCCCGCCGGTCGGCTTGCCACGGCATGAGCGGAGACGGGCGAACCGCTCGCCCACCCTCACCCCCGGCCCCTCTCCCTCAAGGGAGAGGGGAGCAGAATGGCCCCTCAGGCGCTGGCGGTGGTGGCCTCGACGCCGCGTTTGGCGGAGTCGCTGTCCGGGGTCCAGCCGTCGGGCAGTTCGGTGTTCTTGGGCAGCACGAGGATGCCGTCCCGCAGCACGCCCCAGTTGTAGTCGGCGTCCTTGGCGTAGCGGGCGCCGGCGGCGGGGGCGGGGGGGGCGAAGTGGATGTTCCGGCCGATGCGGCAGTTCTTGTCGACGATCGACCCGTCGACGGTGCTGCCGTCGCCCACGCCGACCGGCGGGCGGCCGGCGGCGAAGTCGTCCTCGCGGTGCCCGGCCTCCTGATAGAAGTCCGCCCCCATCACCACGCTGTTGCGGATCGTCACGCCGTCGCCGATATAGGACCGCAACCCGATCACGCTGTTTTCGATGGTGCAGTTCTTCCCGATGATGCAGCCGTCGGAGATCAGGCTGCCGGTGATCGTCCCCCCGCCGATCCGCGAGGAGGGCAGATAGCGGGACTGCGTATAAATCGGGGCGGCGGCGTCGGCGAAGTCGAAGGGCGGGTTCGGCCCGGCCAGCGCCAGGTTCGACTCGTAGAAGCTGCGGATCGTGCCGATGTCCTCCCAGTAGCCGTCGAACAGGTGGGCCTGCACGTGCTTGGATTGAATCGCCCGGGGGAACACCTCCTTGCCGAAGTCCTCCGCGTCGTCGGCCTTTAAGAGTTCGACCAGCACGTCGCGGTCGAACAGATAGATGCCCATGCTGCCCAGGCAGTCGCGGCCGTTGGATTTGATGCCGTGGGCGTCCATCCAGGCGGGGTCGGTGCGGACGGCGTCGATCGCGGCGTCGGTCTGGGGTTTCTCCGTGAAGTCGGTCACGCGGCCGTCGTCGTTCAGCGTCATGATGCCGAACCCCCGGGCCTGCTGCCGGGTCACCGGCAGGGCGCCGATGGTCACGTCCGCCTTGGCCTTTTTATGGGTCGCCAGCATTTTGGCGTAATTCATCCGGTACAGCTGGTCGCCGGAGAGGATCAGCACGTGCTTGACGCCGTGCTGTTCGATATACCGCAGGTTCTTGCGGACGGCGTCCGCGGTGCCCTGGTACCAGTCGTGCTCCGCCTCGTCCTGCGATTGCTGGGCGGCGAGGATCTCCACGAAGCCCCCGCCGAAGCGGTCGAACTTATAACTCTCGCGGATGTGCCGGTGCAGCGACACGCTATTGAACTGGGTGAGCAGATAAATCTGCTCCAGCCCGCTGTTCAGGCAGTTGGAAATGGGGATGTCGATCAGCCGGAACTTCCCGGCCAGCGGCACGGCCGGCTTGCTGCGGAGTTCGGTCAGGGGAAACAGCCGCGTGCCTTTGCCGCCGCCGAGGATCAGACTGATGAGGGACGAACGGGCCATCGCGGCGCTGCGTGGTGTGCGGAAAGTCGGTCGGGTGAGGTCGGGCAGGACCGTACCGATCCGCCGCCGCGGTTCCCACCGGGCGGGGGACGGGCGAATCCCCCAGACCGCCCCTCACCACAGCATT
Coding sequences within:
- a CDS encoding 6-phosphofructokinase, with the protein product MKHLGVLTAGGDTPALNATLYGVTRRASELGIAVTGIMKGFSGMTDPRVPHVRLNPLLQPIPELQPHNGGTILGSSRHYIGENNFEDCRIAVDRLLRVKSGPRPDDEGIEALICVGGDGTINGMQPISEFLPCVLAPKTIDNDLGLNYDGEPSDWLRQDPVASNDDPNQDAAGAAPTYIKRKGPLSVSRDTMVNIATPGYATAVLVVVQGVQRIRTTAESHRRIAIVEVMGRDSGFIALGSAYGQPDMILIPEVPIDLDAVEHEVKRLYDQQKNVVLVVGEGVRDASGEQLGAKAASTDPSGNVLFQGAAEELKRQLVARLGDDYFRGSNRHDKAERAIFTRKIGHTQRGGRPVAFDRFHAVQSGGHAVDMLHQGQTNAVSIINFSERDGFTYDSLPSSRLRDRWGIIRARTVAQEFYDDRLFGPSKVGRDYLRTIFTEALGRDDVEFWLSDTFQPGHLGRRYASVNVDMQKRIRYLEG
- a CDS encoding glucose-1-phosphate adenylyltransferase codes for the protein MARSSLISLILGGGKGTRLFPLTELRSKPAVPLAGKFRLIDIPISNCLNSGLEQIYLLTQFNSVSLHRHIRESYKFDRFGGGFVEILAAQQSQDEAEHDWYQGTADAVRKNLRYIEQHGVKHVLILSGDQLYRMNYAKMLATHKKAKADVTIGALPVTRQQARGFGIMTLNDDGRVTDFTEKPQTDAAIDAVRTDPAWMDAHGIKSNGRDCLGSMGIYLFDRDVLVELLKADDAEDFGKEVFPRAIQSKHVQAHLFDGYWEDIGTIRSFYESNLALAGPNPPFDFADAAAPIYTQSRYLPSSRIGGGTITGSLISDGCIIGKNCTIENSVIGLRSYIGDGVTIRNSVVMGADFYQEAGHREDDFAAGRPPVGVGDGSTVDGSIVDKNCRIGRNIHFAPPAPAAGARYAKDADYNWGVLRDGILVLPKNTELPDGWTPDSDSAKRGVEATTASA